The nucleotide sequence ATATGTGACTTtcaaatttgatgaaaaaattaatcCAAACTTATCCAAAGAATATTGAAAGAAACACAGAGTGTCACTCTAGTTTGACAGGTTCTTAGTCCCTTGCCCATTATACTCACCTTAATAACCATGCTGCTCCTGTTTTATATTTAAACCCGtccactaaaataataatattaacttATTACTACTAGTTCTATGATGAGGATGGTGAGTGTACCAAAGTTTCAGCTCTAAATACTTGAATCTTGAAGGTGGGGTTGAGTGAGCTGAAGGCCATATGGGTGAAGCTGAGGGTGGATGGTAGAGAGCTGAAGCACACTATTGGGTCCTTCTTCTCCAAAGAATGGAAACTGATCAAGCATTTGGTGATGATGTTCCACTGGTTTCACTTCTATGGCTGCCTGTTGATAATCTAAGGCTGCTCGGTTCTCCTTAATCTGAATAATCAAACAAACAGTCCAAAAATGCATAGATGATGTTAGTCCTTGAACCTGCTTGAACTTTCTACCATTAAAAGTTTCGGTACATAACACAtgtaactcttttttttttttttggccttaaTATGAAAAGAGCAGTAATAATCTTTACAATGATTAAGGGAACCTTAACCCACCCAGTGGTACATCTTGCTGTTTTCCTCTTCCAACATTTGCTCCtgaaattaaagaataaaattagtgaattaaaaataacacAACAATCATTAACACGAGGATTGAGAGGCAATAACTTTTACCTTCCTACGTAAATTATCAAGCTGCTGCTGCAACAGTTGATTCTGCATGCTCATTCACCAACAAATCAAGATTATTTAATCTCAGAATTTTCTCGTTTCAACAGGCACTCTTATGTCGATTAAAAGCTTATGATCGATCAAACTTTTATGTTGCTTTCTCATTGTGCTATGTGCTATAAACCCAGTACTTAATGATGGAAACTATTAAGTAGAATCAAACATTTCTCAAAACTGTGGGAGAATACAAATTCTTTACatcatttccaaatttagtttaTCAGGGAAAAGCTTCTTTATTTCTTGTAAAACTTAACCAGAGAGTTtccaattatgaaaaattatcatGAGCTGAATAATTCTTTAATTCCAGACTCGTCACAAAATGCATCTGAATTCAATTATAGTCTACATCTTTCATTTCTCAATTACATTATTTACTAGACTATTGGTAAAAAACTAAGGTTTAAATTGCAGGTATAAAGgcacatgaaaaagaaaaacaaacaaacgtTTAAAGTGAATACCTTCCTAGCTCGAACTTTATCAACTGAGTGTTCCAGTTGTTGTTCAAGTTGATCCAAGTCTTCATACGGTATAGAACTCAAATCCTCACCTGTGTAGCCTCTCATACTCCGTTGAAGACGACTggtttcttttctcatcctcgTTAACTCATTATATATTTGTTCCTACCATTTTAAAGggtaaaaatatcaaatatccaACTTGTTTAAACCAGATTTGGTTGGGGTATAATTGCAATATATAAGACACATCTTACCCGGCTATCATGCTCTGGAATACGAGTCCCTCTGACCTTCTGGTACCTTTCAATTATCTGATCCATTCTGTAGAAATACAAGGAAAATAACCATGAATTAACTGAATGGATTATCTTTGAAACAGAACATCCTTACAAGATAATTAATTTCGTAGTGTTTGCAATATGCAACACAGCTTCACCAGCATGGAAAAAGATCCAAAGAAGACCATTTTTTGGTCTCTTAGAAAGCAACATCAGTGAAACATACCATGCCActaaaacaattacaaaatgtAACATACTGTGACAACACAAGATGTTCCTTCCCTTTCTTCCAAAATGCAAGTAATATTTGCTTCCCATTAAAGTTCAcgtatgaaaatatttttgtagtagtaCTTCAACTAACCATGAGATTCATGTCACATGTATTATCAGGCATCACATAGTTCTAATCATCCAGATATGTTTCAAGTAAAGCATGGTTTGATGTACtgtatatattgattttaatattaacaTATTAAAATCAATCTCATTTGTGAGGAAAAAAAGGGTGAATTCTATCATGGTTCCTGTATCAGATGTATAAAATCCTTCTAAGGATATGCATAATTACCTCAGTTTATAGGGAAAACTTTTACGATAAAGTGGAcactaattatatataataacttCAAGGACAAAATGTGTGTACATACCATAAAGATTATCATGGTTCTACAACAATTTGAGATTCAAAGGGTCCAAAGCCAAGAATATTTCCATTAGTATATGAAACTATGGAGTTGTTAAATAACAAGGTAGTGATAAGTTTTAGTTTCTGAAAGTTCTGATACCATCGAATTGAGTGTTTTTATGCTGTTTTTCATCAAtgtagatttcattttttaacaatttgCCTCCTGTCTGCTGATCAATTAACCATATTTTACCATCATTTAATGTAGTGAAAGTATGTTTTTCCTTTCCCCTATATCCAAACCACCACTTCCCAGCCTAGATAAGAGGCCTCCTTTGGAAGGAAGGCCATCAGCATTCACTTATGTTTTCACGAAGCTACCTAAAAAGCTAGGGTTTGTAAACCCTATAGTTCATTCATAAACATAATGTATACATAGAGAGAACAtgaattcattttaatttcccTGTCTAGGGCCAAGTTGAAGCATGCATAATGGGATGAAGCCATACCTAAAGAATCATGGACCAGAGCAGAATtccaattaaaagaaagaaaataagattaagAGAAGATAACCGATCAtgataataagtaaataatataTGGCTCTGTGATTATTGACCTtgtatataagaaataaaattttccattctCATGAAACAACCTATTGCAAAATTTATTCTGAAGAGTGGAGTTTACTAATGCATACGACCAGAAAAATACACTAGTTACCTGATTTCATGAAAACATAAGAATTTGTCAACACTGGATAGAATAGTTACTTTTTTATATGAGCAAATGCATAGAATAAGAACTCCAACTTGTTTCCTTCTTGGTTTGGATATGTTAGtgtattttatttagttaataatttattttttttactaattagaTATGACTTGCTTTCTTGGGTCTTCTCTATCTCAAGATAACTTGAACTTCATCTAATTTGGATTTGGGTTATTTGGGGTGGTAAAATTTAAAGTAGGTATTTATGGTTGATAAAACTTTTGTAATgactaataaaagaaattagggtgtaaataaatgtgttttataatttagtttctactatatttttaattccaaaaaattgtttttgatatattttaaaattttgtttatctcTAAATTGGTGTTTGATTCTAAGAaggatttttgaaatgttttaaagtTAGGAAACCCTCATAATTAAATACAAGGGATTTACAAGTATAAGTAGATGTTTTATTGAAATGTGTAGACTATCATAAACCCTAAGAGAGCATAGACATTTATCAACAACATAAGCCTCTATCTCTCAAATTTGACAAGATTTGTCTTCCAAGTAAACAAATGTCAAAGATCTCATTACAAAACTTTGATAACGACGGCAAAGAATCTACTAAAGATCATAAGAGAGTACTACATCAGGGATGTAAAAAAAGAGTGTAGTTGCTAACAATATAAGACCTAGAGAGTAAATGCATCTCATCAAATAAAACTGTGTACCATTTTCTCATAGTTAGTGAATTAAGAAACCACCTATTGTTTTCTACACCTACTAATTTGTTAGGTGGTTTTTCCATGTTATACCTTATGTATAGCGTgagatcaattttatttatttgtgtatgAGATTTTTGGTAAATAGTCACTCAAACCTAGTCACTGTGACCCCTTTCGTGAGGAGGCACTCCTTCTCCCAAATTACGAGGCTATTTTATCGAGTTCCTTAGAGAGGGTTGTCTCGTGCCCCTAGGTATTCTCTACTTACTTGCCTATATCGATTTTGGGTACAAGTACCCTCTTGTTGAAGGTCATTTGAGCTTTTCCTAGAAGTATGGCATAGGTTACTTTAGCACCTACTCGACCATTGACTCGAGATATTTTCTCTACCCCTTCTTACCTTAAAAAAGGAAGTCACCTTGCGTCCATGAATCAATAACCATCTTTCAACTAATCTAGCCTCCTTTAGGACTAACAAGGGGTAGTACAAGAATATTCATCGGTAAAGAAAttaatctattttatttaaCGAGATCTGGAATATAAAGATTGAATTTGTATAAGCATTTAGACCATTAGTACTAGAGTAGTAATATACAATATCGAGAC is from Vitis riparia cultivar Riparia Gloire de Montpellier isolate 1030 chromosome 10, EGFV_Vit.rip_1.0, whole genome shotgun sequence and encodes:
- the LOC117924345 gene encoding protein TRANSPARENT TESTA 16, producing MGRGKIAIRRIENQTSRQVTFSKRRAGLLKKTHELSVLCDVQIGLIIFSSTGKMCEYCTEPWRMDQIIERYQKVRGTRIPEHDSREQIYNELTRMRKETSRLQRSMRGYTGEDLSSIPYEDLDQLEQQLEHSVDKVRARKNQLLQQQLDNLRRKEQMLEEENSKMYHWIKENRAALDYQQAAIEVKPVEHHHQMLDQFPFFGEEGPNSVLQLSTIHPQLHPYGLQLTQPHLQDSSI